Within Micromonospora parathelypteridis, the genomic segment GGGATCGGCGTGCCGGCGACGATGTCGCGCAGGTGGTGGGCCTGGTCGGGTAGGACCGGCTCCTCCACGAAGAACGGGCGCAGCGGGACCAGCTCGGGCAGGATCCGGCGTACGGCGGCCAGGCCGGCCCGACCGTGGAAGTCCAGTGCGATGTCCCGGTCGGGGCCGAGCACCTCTCGGGCGGCGGCGACCCGGCCGACCACCTCGTCCACCTCGGCAGACGTGGGGATGGGGGAGAGCCGCCCGGAGGCGTTCATCTTGACGCCGGTGAGTCCGGCGGCGACCTGCGCGGCGGCGGCGTCGGCCACCTCGTTGGGCTCGTCTCCGCCGATCCAGGAGTAGACCCGGACCTTCTCGCGCACCGCCCCACCGAGCAGCGCGTGCACCGGAGCGCCGTACGCCTGCCCGGCGATGTCCCAGAGTGCCTGGTCGAGGCCGGCGACCGCGCTGGAGAGGATCGGGCCGCCCCGGTAGAAGCCGCCCTTGGTGAGCACCTGCCAGTGCTGCTCGATGCGGAGTGGATCCGCACCGATCAGGTATTCGGAGAGCACCTCGACGGCACTGCGCACCACTTCGGCGCGCCCCTCCACCACCGGTTCACCCCACCCGACCAGCCCGTCGTCGGTCTCCACCCGGCAGAACAACCACCGTGGCGCGACGAGGAAGGTCTCGATCCGTTCGATCTTCACTAACTGCCCCTCTGTCCCCGTACCTTCGCGACGTCCCGGACGGCCTTGTCCAGCAACTCGCGCATAGCGGTCTCGGCCGCCGTCTCGTCCCGCTCGCGCAGCGCGTCGACGACCGCACGGTGGCTGGGCACCGGGTCGTCGTGCGCGGCGCCACCGTGCACCAGCCGGTCCCGTTCGGCGAGCCCGGTCTCCATCACGACCTCCATCCGCTCCAACAACTCGTTGTGCGTGGCGGTGAGGAGCGCGCGGTGGAAGGCGAGGTCGGCGGCGACGGCGGCGGCCGGATCACCGATGGCCTCGGCCATCTCGGCCAGCGCCCGGTCGAGGGCGGCCACGTCTTCCTCGGTCGCACGGGTGGCGGCCAGCCGTGCGGCGGCCGGCTCGATGATGGCGCGTACCTCGTGCAGTTGGTCGAGCAGCCGCTGGTCGGTGCCCTCGGCGAACTGCCAGCGGATCACGTCACCGTCGAGCAGGTTCCAGTCGGCGCGGGGCCGGACGAAGGTGCCGCGTTTCTGCCGGGCGTCGACGATGCCCTTGGCCGAGAGGACCTTCAGCGCCTCGCGTAGCGCCGTCAGGCTGACGTCGAACTCCTCCTGCAACGCGACGATGTTCAGGGTCGCGCCGGCGGCGATCTCACCGGTGAGGATGCGACGGGCGATCGCCTCGACGGTCTGCCCATGGATGCCGCGGCGTGCGTACTGTGCCAATGCTCCTGGCCTTTTCGCTGGTCGGTATCGATCTCTCAGGCCGAGGCTTT encodes:
- a CDS encoding FadR/GntR family transcriptional regulator, which encodes MAQYARRGIHGQTVEAIARRILTGEIAAGATLNIVALQEEFDVSLTALREALKVLSAKGIVDARQKRGTFVRPRADWNLLDGDVIRWQFAEGTDQRLLDQLHEVRAIIEPAAARLAATRATEEDVAALDRALAEMAEAIGDPAAAVAADLAFHRALLTATHNELLERMEVVMETGLAERDRLVHGGAAHDDPVPSHRAVVDALRERDETAAETAMRELLDKAVRDVAKVRGQRGS
- the dgoD gene encoding galactonate dehydratase — encoded protein: MKIERIETFLVAPRWLFCRVETDDGLVGWGEPVVEGRAEVVRSAVEVLSEYLIGADPLRIEQHWQVLTKGGFYRGGPILSSAVAGLDQALWDIAGQAYGAPVHALLGGAVREKVRVYSWIGGDEPNEVADAAAAQVAAGLTGVKMNASGRLSPIPTSAEVDEVVGRVAAAREVLGPDRDIALDFHGRAGLAAVRRILPELVPLRPFFVEEPVLPDQAHHLRDIVAGTPIPVATGERLYGRSEFLGPLQAGIAVVQPDLSHAGGISEVRRIAALAETYGALLAPHCPLGPISLAASLQVAFATPNFLIQEQSIGIHYNVGSELLDYLIDPEPFRFVDGHIARLERPGLGITVDEGAVRKAARTPHAWRNPVWQHADGSFAEW